One Methylobacterium sp. 77 DNA window includes the following coding sequences:
- the rplS gene encoding 50S ribosomal protein L19, producing MNIIQQLEQEQIASLGKTIPDFQPGDTVTVNVKVKEGERTRVQAYEGVCIARSGGGLNESFTVRKISYGEGVERVFPVYSPMIDSIAVVRRGKVRRAKLYYLRDRRGKSARIVERADRPAEKAAKADASKANKDARKAEKAAKSAAKTAAE from the coding sequence ATGAACATCATCCAGCAGCTCGAGCAGGAGCAGATCGCTTCGCTCGGCAAGACCATTCCCGACTTCCAGCCCGGCGACACGGTGACCGTGAACGTCAAGGTGAAGGAAGGCGAGCGGACCCGCGTGCAGGCCTATGAAGGCGTGTGCATCGCGCGCTCCGGCGGCGGCCTCAACGAGAGCTTCACCGTCCGCAAGATTTCCTACGGCGAGGGCGTCGAGCGCGTCTTCCCGGTCTACTCGCCGATGATCGATTCGATCGCCGTCGTGCGTCGCGGCAAGGTCCGCCGCGCCAAGCTGTACTACCTGCGCGACCGTCGCGGTAAGTCGGCCCGTATCGTCGAGCGCGCCGATCGCCCCGCCGAGAAGGCCGCCAAGGCCGATGCCTCGAAGGCCAACAAGGACGCCCGCAAGGCCGAGAAGGCCGCCAAGTCCGCCGCGAAGACCGCTGCCGAGTAA
- a CDS encoding NifU family protein — translation MFIQTEATPNPATLKFLPGRVVLTESTFEARDAESAARSPLAQRLFDVPGVAGVYFGHDFISVTKIENEHGWPQVKPAILGAIMEHFQSGAPVLAEGVVLGGDDAEEFYDEADHDTVVTIKDLLETRVRPAVASDGGDITFRGYKEGVVYLEMKGACSGCPSSTATLRHGVQNLFKHFLPEVREVQAV, via the coding sequence ATGTTCATCCAGACCGAAGCCACTCCCAATCCCGCGACCCTGAAGTTCCTGCCGGGGCGCGTGGTGCTGACCGAATCGACCTTCGAGGCGCGCGATGCCGAATCCGCCGCGCGCTCGCCCCTGGCCCAGCGCCTGTTCGACGTGCCCGGCGTCGCCGGGGTCTATTTCGGCCACGACTTCATCTCGGTGACCAAGATCGAGAACGAGCATGGCTGGCCGCAGGTGAAGCCGGCGATCCTCGGCGCGATCATGGAGCATTTCCAGTCCGGCGCCCCGGTCCTCGCCGAAGGCGTCGTGCTCGGCGGTGACGACGCGGAGGAGTTCTACGACGAGGCGGACCACGACACCGTCGTCACGATCAAGGACCTGCTCGAGACCCGCGTCCGCCCGGCGGTCGCCAGCGATGGCGGCGACATCACCTTCCGCGGCTACAAGGAGGGTGTGGTCTATCTGGAGATGAAGGGCGCCTGTTCCGGCTGCCCGTCCTCCACCGCCACCCTGCGGCACGGGGTGCAGAACCTGTTCAAGCACTTCCTTCCCGAGGTGCGCGAGGTCCAGGCGGTCTGA
- the tsaB gene encoding tRNA (adenosine(37)-N6)-threonylcarbamoyltransferase complex dimerization subunit type 1 TsaB: MRILAIDTALDACSVCIATDLSDDLLAEESMTLARGHAEALLPMLERVMARVDGGFESLDRVAVTVGPGSYTGLRVGLSAARAVGLAAGIPVIGVTTLSALLAPLLATSGEGLIAAAIDARHGSVYFQAMDMAEGIVVPPSLVRLEEAADLVGRGAITLVGSGAPALSQLLKSRGLTATISDAGPPQIAWIASLGMLADPAQALARPLYLRGPDAVPQDHARLARR; the protein is encoded by the coding sequence TTGCGTATCCTGGCTATCGACACGGCGCTCGACGCCTGCTCCGTCTGCATCGCGACGGACCTCTCCGACGATCTTCTCGCCGAAGAATCCATGACGCTGGCACGGGGTCATGCCGAGGCTCTGCTTCCCATGCTCGAACGCGTGATGGCGCGGGTGGATGGCGGGTTCGAGAGCCTCGACCGCGTCGCCGTCACCGTCGGCCCCGGCAGCTATACCGGCCTGCGGGTCGGCCTTTCGGCCGCCCGCGCGGTCGGGCTCGCCGCTGGCATCCCGGTGATCGGCGTCACCACCCTCTCCGCCCTTCTGGCGCCGTTGCTCGCCACTAGCGGCGAGGGCCTGATCGCCGCGGCGATCGATGCCCGGCACGGCTCCGTCTATTTCCAGGCCATGGACATGGCCGAGGGCATCGTCGTGCCCCCCAGCCTCGTTCGCCTCGAAGAGGCGGCGGACCTCGTCGGGCGCGGCGCCATCACCCTCGTCGGTTCCGGCGCGCCCGCTCTGTCCCAGCTGCTGAAATCCCGTGGCCTCACCGCGACGATCAGCGATGCCGGTCCGCCGCAGATCGCCTGGATCGCCTCCCTCGGCATGCTCGCCGATCCCGCCCAAGCCCTGGCGCGACCGCTCTACCTGCGCGGACCCGACGCCGTTCCCCAGGATCATGCGAGGCTGGCCCGCCGATGA
- a CDS encoding GNAT family N-acetyltransferase yields MIRPISPLWALDWWLAWWDAWGGEPYVAPLRDSSAAPALARLHATAFARPWDAHEFERMLCERSTEAHALWRAGTIQGFVLSRRAADEAEILTVVLAPSARGGGLSHKLVREHLGHLALNGVSKVHLEVDEGNAAALKLYARHGFKQVGERTGYYARADGSRATAFTMTATLS; encoded by the coding sequence ATGATTCGCCCGATTTCGCCGCTCTGGGCCCTCGATTGGTGGCTCGCCTGGTGGGACGCCTGGGGCGGAGAGCCCTACGTGGCGCCGCTGCGCGATTCCTCTGCCGCCCCCGCTCTGGCTCGCCTTCACGCCACCGCCTTCGCCCGGCCGTGGGATGCGCATGAATTCGAGCGGATGCTGTGCGAGCGCTCGACCGAGGCCCATGCCCTCTGGCGCGCCGGGACGATCCAGGGATTCGTCCTGTCGCGCCGCGCGGCCGACGAGGCCGAGATCCTCACCGTCGTCCTGGCGCCCTCGGCGCGCGGAGGGGGACTGAGCCACAAGCTCGTGCGCGAGCATCTGGGGCACCTGGCGCTGAATGGCGTGAGCAAGGTCCATCTCGAGGTTGACGAGGGCAACGCGGCGGCGCTGAAGCTCTATGCCCGGCACGGATTCAAGCAGGTCGGCGAGCGGACCGGGTATTACGCCCGTGCCGACGGCAGTCGCGCCACCGCCTTCACCATGACGGCGACCCTGTCGTGA
- a CDS encoding lysophospholipid acyltransferase family protein, whose translation MTRLGTAIRLLICVLAFGVLVGPHLLSLRFGRGRIAAHAPTYFHRVFLALFSVKVTQSGTPPALGEPALVLSNHISWLDILVLGSLRPLSFVAKSEISGWPVVGTLARLQRTVFIDRARRAATASVNATVANRLTDGDLIVLFAEGTTGDGTRLLPFRSSLVGAARAAIDAEGGTRDRVRLQPLAITYPRRNGLPLIRSERPGVAWYGDMELAPHLALFLKEGPIDVHVVWGDPIAFEAGTDRKRATAMAETSVRRAMQKSVTGRGEDGLVNRPVADPEPETLTSADIAA comes from the coding sequence ATGACGCGACTCGGCACCGCCATCCGGCTCCTGATCTGTGTCCTCGCCTTCGGGGTGCTGGTCGGGCCGCACCTGCTCAGCCTGAGATTCGGACGTGGGCGGATCGCCGCCCACGCGCCGACCTATTTCCACCGGGTCTTCCTGGCTTTGTTCTCGGTGAAGGTGACGCAGAGCGGCACGCCGCCCGCCCTGGGCGAGCCGGCTTTGGTCCTGTCCAACCACATTTCCTGGCTCGATATCCTCGTGCTCGGGTCGTTGCGGCCGCTCTCCTTCGTGGCGAAGTCCGAGATTTCCGGATGGCCGGTGGTGGGAACCCTGGCCCGGCTCCAGCGCACCGTCTTCATCGACCGGGCGCGTCGCGCCGCCACCGCCAGCGTCAACGCCACGGTGGCGAACCGGCTCACCGATGGCGACCTCATCGTCCTCTTCGCCGAGGGCACCACCGGCGACGGGACGAGGCTGCTGCCGTTCCGCTCCTCGCTCGTGGGCGCCGCCCGCGCCGCCATCGATGCCGAAGGCGGCACGCGCGACCGGGTCCGGCTCCAGCCGCTGGCGATCACCTATCCGCGCCGCAACGGCCTGCCCCTGATCCGGTCAGAGCGGCCGGGCGTCGCCTGGTATGGCGACATGGAACTCGCGCCGCATCTCGCGCTGTTCCTGAAGGAGGGCCCGATCGACGTCCACGTGGTCTGGGGCGATCCCATCGCCTTCGAGGCCGGCACCGACCGCAAGCGCGCCACGGCCATGGCCGAGACCTCGGTGCGCCGGGCGATGCAGAAATCGGTGACGGGACGGGGGGAGGACGGGCTCGTGAACCGCCCGGTGGCCGATCCCGAGCCGGAGACTCTCACTTCCGCGGATATCGCCGCCTGA